A portion of the Zootoca vivipara chromosome 6, rZooViv1.1, whole genome shotgun sequence genome contains these proteins:
- the PER3 gene encoding period circadian protein homolog 3 isoform X3 — protein MNEDLLQDDFLDQQESWLPANLAAIQNWEGDTLDEQNATCEEAAAQMRCGGSTESSSIGNESIGTSTHGLESNSSLARNPDGQDRSVGGSGSSSSCSSKLLCWNQGNNRKLKLLVQEMKQYLPAEQVESCGKASTLCALNYALKCVQQIQADNKVSKAFGEHGAHRTDAPVYGVEELAAIMSEHAPKNTDTFVAVFSLLSGQTVHVSEQAASVLNCKRKCLESCRFAELLAPQDVGVFYTHTNRAHLPLWNMEAPKDSLYEYAQVKSFFCRIRGGKGKHYYPFRMTPYLINFSVSDASGTMSCCLALAEKIHSGYEAPRIPVEKRIFTTTHTPGCLFLEVDDRAVPLLGYLPQDLLGTSILQYLHPDDRPIMVAIHRKVLKFAGRPPFEHSPIRFCTQNGDYVILDTSWSSFVNPWSRKVVFIVGRHKVRTSPLNEDVFAARSKGMDRVDKEIWELQGQIYKLLLQPVYSNGSSGYGSLISNGSYEHYISVASSSDSNGNCAEEIQRELMSLQQIFVDANRLKNVGQQVYIESHSKPQEGTPRAEQPGDKKPGAPPSTIIDPPAESCDALRSTNHVLSYQQINCMDSIIRYLESCNSPALKRKCESSTNASSSSSDDDRQAQLSQNDKQILEDAAELPLVDSQPPATPKLEGDIEQQSPARVVGGAAAMTDLALTAKALSVVSTTSQCSYSSTLVHFPHPESEAMALEEATLQGEQMEPSLANPMPSATGAGATLEEVRLVGLTKEVLSAHTQKKEQEYVDHFRQRALLSSYRPTYLQHGARSSQPPSQDQDDVSPKQTRPVGWKRKTKPGKFKRQKPLGSPDSRSGAWEVDASQGPHSGAPSFTLPADPYAATPGFPAASLEGSPVLPPSATAATVATPLYLPCSIQPLPASPAPYMGGFMTVLFQNFPAYPPPPPLLSPPPPSFPAQLFPCPSAASYPCPVMPPHPPSTLPMAAPGPMEHPSPPSTPVSAAEEEQPASSGDLPHQRLFSNSRSSSPLQLDLLQEELPKPLELSGTAQAPLAGTGAMCGCS, from the exons ATGAATGAGGACCTGCTCCAGGATGACTTCTTGGACCAGCAGGAAAGCTGGTTGCCGGCCAACTTGGCTGCAATTCAGAACTGGGAAGGCGATACTCTCGATGAGCAGAATGCTACCTGTGAAGAAGCTGCCGCACAGATGCGTTGTGGTGGAAGTACAGAAAGCAGCTCCATTGGAAATGAGTCCATCGGGACCAGCACTCACGGCCTTGAATCAAATAGCAGCTTGGCCAGAAATCCTGATGGGCAGGACAGATCTGTAGGTGgcagtggtagcagcagcagctgcagcag CAAGCTGCTTTGTTGGAACCAAGGTAATAATAGAAAGCTGAAGCTGCTAGTCCAGGAAATGAAACAATATCTCCCTGCAGAGCAGGTGGAGAGTTGCGGCAAGGCCAGCACCCTCTGTGCCCTGAACTACGCTCTCAAGTGTGTCCAGCAGATCCAAG CTGACAACAAAGTTTCCAAGGCTTTTGGTGAGCATGGAGCACATCGGACGGATGCTCCTGTGTATGGAGTGGAAGAGCTGGCAGCCATCATGTCTGAGCACGCCCCCAAAAACACA GACACCTTTGTAGCTGTCTTTTCATTGCTCTCCGGGCAGACAGTGCATGTCTCTGAGCAAGCCGCCTCTGTCCTGAATTGCAAAAGGAAATGCTTGGAGTCCTGCCGCTTTGCAGAGCTGTTGGCTCCCCAGGATGTGGGTGTCTTCTACACTCACACCAATAGGGCTCACCTGCCACTTTGGAACATGGAGGCCCCCAAAG ACTCACTTTATGAATATGCACAAGTGAAGTCCTTTTTCTGCAGAATAAG gGGAGGCAAAGGGAAACACTACTACCCATTCCGGATGACCCCTTATTTGATCAACTTCTCTGTCTCTGACGCCAGTGGGACGATGTCTTGTTGCTTGGCTCTAGCTGAAAAAATCCACTCTGGCTATGAAG CTCCTCGAATTCCTGTAGAAAAGAGGATTTTCACCACCACCCATACCCCAGGCTGTCTCTTTCTGGAGGTGGATGACAG GGCGGTGCCTCTGTTGGGATACCTGCCCCAGGATTTGCTTGGGACGTCCATCTTGCAGTACCTTCACCCAGACGATCGACCCATCATGGTAGCCATTCATCGTAAAG TTCTGAAGTTTGCGGGCCGCCCTCCCTTTGAGCACTCGCCCATCCGATTTTGTACTCAGAATGGGGACTACGTCATCCTGGATACCAGCTGGTCCAGTTTTGTGAATCCATGGAGCCGGAAGGTCGTCTTCATCGTTGGGCGGCACAAAGTCAGAAC GAGCCCTCTGAATGAAGATGTCTTTGCAGCAAGAAGCAAGGGGATGGACAGGGTTGACAAGGAGATCTGGGAGCTCCAAGGACAGATCTATAAGCTGCTTCTGCAA CCTGTTTATAGCAACGGTTCTAGCGGTTACGGAAGCCTTATTAGCAATGGATCTTACGAGCACTACATCAGTGTGGCATCTTCCAGTGACTCCAATGGGAACTGTGCGGAGGAAATACAGAGAGAACTG aTGTCCTTACAGCAGATCTTTGTGGATGCCAACAGACTCAAGAATGTGGGTCAGCAAGTGTACATTGAATCCCACAGTAAGCCTCAAGAGGGGACTCCCAGGGCAGAGCAGCCAGGAG ACAAGAAGCCAGGTGCTCCCCCTTCGACTATCATTGACCCACCAGCTGAATCTTGTGATGCTTTGAGAAGCACCAACCACGTCCTGTCCTATCAGCAAATTAACTGTATGGACAGCATCATCAG ATACCTGGAGAGTTGCAACAGTCCCGCCCTGAAAAGGAAGTGTGAGTCCTCTACCAATGCATCCTCTTCGTCCTCCGATGACGACAGGCAAGCTCAGCTAAGCCAGAATGACAAGCAAATCTTGGAAG ATGCTGCTGAGCTGCCCTTGGTTGATTCCCAGCCACCTGCGACGCCCAAGCTGGAAGGCGACATAGAGCAGCAGTCCCCAGCGAGGGTGGTGGGCGGCGCTGCTGCAATGACTGATCTGGCGCTGACTGCCAAAGCATTGAGTGTGGTGTCCACAACCAGCCAGTGCAGCTACAGCAGCACCCTGGTCCACTTCCCACACCCGGAGTCAG AAGCCATGGCACTCGAAGAAGCCACTCTGCAAGGTGAGCAGATGGAGCCATCGCTGGCCAACCCCATGCCCAGCGCAACTGGGGCCGGAGCCACCTTGGAGGAAGTCAGGCTAGTGGGGCTGACCAAAGAGGTCTTGTCGGCTCACACGCAGAAGAAGGAGCAGGAATATGTGGACCACTTCCGCCAGAGGGCCCTGCTGTCCTCATACCGGCCAACCTACCTCCAGCATGGGGCCAGGAGCAGCCAGCCTCCTTCCCAGGACCAAg ACGACGTCTCTCCAAAGCAGACCAGGCCAGTGGGCTGGAAAAGGAAGACCAAGCCAGGGAAGTTCAAGCGCCAGAAACCACTGGGCTCCCCCGACAGCAGGAGCGGTGCTTGGGAGGTGGACGCTTCCCAAGGACCCCACTCTGGGGCCCCAAGCTTCACCCTCCCTGCCGATCCTTATGCAGCAACGCCTGGTTTCCCTGCTGCCTCTCTGGAAGGAAGCCCTGTCTTGCCGCCTTCTGCCACTGCAGCAACTGTAGCCACCCCACTTTACCTGCCCTGCAGCATCCAGCCCCTCCCAGCATCCCCTGCTCCATACATGGGCGGCTTCATGACTGTCCTCTTTCAGAATTTCCCAGCATATCCTCCGCCACCACcgcttctttccccccctccgccTTCCTTCCCTGCGCAACTCTTCCCCTGCCCCTCTGCTGCCTCCTACCCCTGCCCTGTGATGCCCCCGCACCCTCCTTCCACTCTCCCCATGGCAGCGCCAGGCCCCATGGAGCACCCTTcgcccccctccaccccagtGTCTGCTGCCGAGGAAGAACAGCCTGCATCCTCGGGGGACCTGCCCCACCAGAGACTCTTCAGCAACTCCCGGAGCAGCTCCCCTCTGCAGCTGGACCTGCTTCAAGAAGAGCTGCCCAAACCACTGGAGCTGTCCGGCACAGCACAGGCCCCCCTGGCAGGCACAGGGGCCATGTGT GGATGCAGCTAG
- the VAMP3 gene encoding vesicle-associated membrane protein 3: protein MVAGVLHVASAFVCPRIPSGRQVPGKLQDEQHQRLTSLTPAQCTKEHTVRRALVDQASDLSSALSSGAVENAQRPGTVGRRGQRVQKPRSRRLSALKRLQGSPAAPCRRAGFPLRGLRSRRRPPVAASPSSASCSWGWGLSPAGGAELPRAPPSGRACKSCSLKRQQQQPGDQEKFFGESRCCATTSPNVTMSTSGPSGAASAPGSNRLHQTQNQVDEVVDIMRVNVDKVLERDEKLSVLDDRVDALQAGAAQFETNAAKLKRKYWWKNCKMWAILIAVVVVLLIIIIIWSVSS from the exons ATGGTAGCTGGAGTGCTCCATGTAGCCAGTGCCTTTGTCTGCCCTCGCATTCCATCGGGAAGGCAAGTGCCAGGCAAACTGCAG gacgaGCAGCACCAGAGGCTCACCAGCCTCACTCCAGCGCAATGCACTAAAGAACATACAGTAAggagagccctggtggatcaaGCCAGTGATCTATCGAGTGCACTGTCCAGCGGAGCAGTGGAAAACGCGCAA AGACCCGGGACAGTCGGGCGCCGCGGCCAGCGGGTTCAGAAGCCCAGAAGTCGTCGGCTGAGCGCGCTCAAGCGCTTGCAAGGCTCCCCTGCTGCTCCTTGCCGTCGGGCAGGTTTCCCCCTCCGCGGGTTACGCTCTCGAAGGCGCCCACCGGTAGCAGCTTCCCCTTCCtccgcctcctgctcctggggCTGGGGGCTTTCCCCGGCCGGCGGGGCGGAGCTTCCCAGGGCCCCACCCAGCGGCCGCGCCTGCAAAAGTTGCAGCCTGAAGCGGCAACAGCAACAGCCCGGAGATCAGGAGAAGTTCTTCGGAGAGAGCCGCTGCTGCGCCACCACCAGCCCCAACGTCACCAT GTCAACCAGTGGCCCCTCAGGGGCTGCCTCTGCCCCAGGCAGCAACCGGCTTCACCAAACCCAGAACCAGGTGGATGAG GTGGTGGATATCATGAGAGTCAACGTGGACAAGGTTTTGGAAAGGGATGAGAAGCTGTCCGTGCTGGATGACCGCGTGGATGCCCTGCAAGCCGGAGCTGCCCAGTTTGAGACAAACGCTGCCAAGCTGAAGAGGAAGTACTGGTGGAAGAATTGCAAG ATGTGGGCCATTCTGATTGCAGTGGTGGTCGTTctcttaatcatcatcatca tTTGGAGTGTGTCCTCATGA